From Verrucomicrobiia bacterium:
CATCGACTCCAACCACTGGTACACCCAATTGACGGACAACTTCGGCACGAGCTACCCGGACTGGTCCAAGGACGGCAAGTCCGTTTGGGCTTCCACCGACCTCTCGGCCAACAAGTTCAACAATCTCTTTGACCCGACGACGCCGAATTTCCAGCTTTTCCGCTTCAATTTTGGCACGGATACCTTCACCACCAATACCTACATACTGCCGGCCTCGGGCAAAGTCCAGGCCCAAGCGCTGCAACCCGCGGTTTCCCCGGATGGTAAACGGCTGGCTTTTACCCTGGCGGTAACCAACGTGCAGGGAGTGCCGGAAGTGGTTGGTTTGGTCATCATTCCCGCCGGGGAAATAAAACTCGGGTTCAGGGAGCTGGTGGAGTCCGCCGGCAAGCGCCCCAAGGGCTACGCCGCCAGTTGGTCGCCGGACGGTAAAGAACTGGCTTACGTATCCACGAAAAGCGGCAACCCGAATATTTACGTAATGTCAGCAGATGGCGCTTCCGAACGATTGCTTTTAAGCTCCCGCCCCGACCGCGTCATCAACACCACCGCCCCCGGCTGGTCGCCGGACGGCAAATGGCTCTGCTTCTCCTCCACCACGGGCGGCATCTACATCGTCAGTTCCGACGGCAAGCGGGTCTTGCAGCTCACCCAAACCGGCTCCGATTTCCACCCCGCCTGGTCGCCGAAGTAATTTTGTCGGTTTAATCTAATTACCGTTTGAAGACGCGCAATTATTCGTGCACATATGCCCATTTTCCAATTTTTTCCACCCAGCCACCATAGATCTCTTCTGGATAGTGTTCAGTAGGCCAATAAAAGAAAACATCCCAGTTCATTATTCCCAAAGAGCATTGTATGCGTAGCTCCCACGGTGAGTCTCTGAGAATTCTACTTCCATTTGGAGGCCCGAGTAACGATTCGACCTTGGAACGATGCAAATCTACGAAGCCATGTTTGTCGATGAGATTTCCAACCATAAATAAACGCTGGTCTTGTTTCGCTAACCAAGTTTCCTTACTAAAGGGCAAAGCTTGCCCCCTAATAGTATCGGGCAATCGATCCATGCGAGAATCTACAACTATTCCCTTTCCATCCAATTGGAAGGCTAATATTGCATGGTCGGGGTCACCATCTGGATAAACCCAGAGACCTTGCATTGGCGCACCCCGTCTCGACCCTAAGTCCCACCAGATAAGTGATCCCCCGGAATCCTGAAACCGTTCATACTCGAATTCGGGGTACGATTGGAGGCTGGTTTTTGGAATCGCAGCAAGGTATTTAGGCACCAAATCTTTAAGTGAGTCGGGTGGATGCCCTTCATAGCGTTCAAAACGTTTAATTGCATCAACCACTATTTCGGCATGATCTGCCGCACGTTTAAAAGCCCGGTCGCGAAGGGACGAATTAAGGTAAATCATGGTTGCAAGCGCTAAGAGGGTCAAAACTACAGTAGTTAACAAACCTCTGAAAACTATTTTCCACGGAATGCGGAGCCGCCAAGCCACAATTAAAATGAATGGAAGGGCGAGGATGCCCAAAGTGCAGAATAGAAGAATAAACAGAAATGGAGGCATATCACTTTGAATTGCAAAAACCGACTCTCGCAGATCAATTAAACAGAGGAAAACAGGGAGCAAGCCAACCAAAGTGGCTCCCAACTGAAAGTTTTTACCCTTCGTTTCCGCCATAATTCATCTACCAGTAGTTGGTTTGTAGTTTATATACAATTCAAGAGGTCTCCCGATATGATAATCGGCGAAATTCTCCTTTTTTTCAACCCCCATTATCGTTACTTTTCCCCCAATGTCAGAAGAAAAAGAAAAAAAACACGGCCTCGTGGTTATTCACACCGGCGATGGGAAGGGGAAGACCACGGCGGCATTGGGAATTGCCATCCGGGCGGCGGGGTACAAGATGAAGGTTCTCATCCTGCAGTTCGTCAAGGGAAGCTGGAAATACGGCGAAATGAACGGCGTCAAAATGCTGGCCCCCTATGTGGAAATGAAACAGTTGGGGAAGGGTTTCGTCGGCATCATCGATGACAAGCTCCCCTTTGAGGAGCACGTCAAAAAGGCCCAAGAGGCGCTGGCGGAAGCCAAAGAATGGATTTTGAAAAACGAACACCGGATTATCATTTTGGACGAAATCAACGTGGCCTTGGGTCTGCGGCTTTTGAAAGTGGAAGATGTTCTCGATTTGATTAAATCCAAGCCGCCCGAAATGCACTTGGTTTTGACCGGCCGGAACGCCCCGCCGGAGCTTATCGAAGCGGCCGATATGGTCACCGAAATGAAGGAAATCAAACACCCCTACCGCAAAGGCATACTTGCCCAGAGGGGTATCGATTTTTGATGA
This genomic window contains:
- the cobO gene encoding cob(I)yrinic acid a,c-diamide adenosyltransferase, which produces MSEEKEKKHGLVVIHTGDGKGKTTAALGIAIRAAGYKMKVLILQFVKGSWKYGEMNGVKMLAPYVEMKQLGKGFVGIIDDKLPFEEHVKKAQEALAEAKEWILKNEHRIIILDEINVALGLRLLKVEDVLDLIKSKPPEMHLVLTGRNAPPELIEAADMVTEMKEIKHPYRKGILAQRGIDF